TGCCGGTCATCAGCGCGCGCACAGCGTCCGACGGCGCCGGATTGGTGGCCGCGAGCGAACGAAGCTCCAGCAGTTCGGTGCGGATGTCCGCAGCATCGTCGACGCCGGAATCTGCCAGGAAGCGGTCAACGGAGGCCTCCGGGCGTTGCCGCTGAGGATGGTTGTTCATGCGTGCTCGTTCCTTTGCGGTGTCCGCTGCGCCAATGCTTGTTTCCTCAACGCGGTCAGTGCCCTGCGTTGCAGTTGCTTGATGGCCCCTTGGGACTTGTCCATGATGGACGCTGTTTCTTCGACGGACAGGTCGGCTACCACGCGGAGTGCCAGGACTTCGCGGTAATCGTCGGGGAGTCCTTCCAAGAGGTGGATAGCCCCGAGGCCGCCGACAGCCTGTTCCTCGGCCGAAGGTGCGCTGCGGTGGTCAAGGTCGGCATCGTAGGGGGCCGCGTCAGGGGTGCGCTCCCGCCGGCGGTAGTGATCCACCATCCGCGCATGGGCCATGGAGAACAACAACGACTTTGCCCCTTGCAGGCCGCCCTGAAGCGTGGGGATCCTGGGGTACAGGGCCAGGAACACATCCTGCGTCACGGCCTCCGCATCCTCAACACCCCGGGCCCGAAGGTATCCGAGGACGGGTCCGGAAAAGGTGTTGTAGGCAGCGGTAAAAAGCAGGCCAGGATCGTCCTGGTCTGCCTGGACATTCTCTTCAACCAATGGGTTCAGCACCCGCGGATGCCTCCATCCTGCGCAGCGCAGCGACGCGTTACAGCCCCCAAACCGTTGCGGCTGCCGTCCGTTACGTGGCGGGGCTCCGTGCCTGATCGCTCGGATCCGGCAAGAAGCCCCGCCCTTAAACCGTAGCTGCCAGGTGCTTAGCGGACAGAATCGAGCGCTGCACCAGGGCCTGCGGGCAGGTCCGTGGGAACCTGGGAAGGCAGTGCCGGAGCTGCGGGAACCGCAGGAGTGGCGGGAACTGCAGGAGTTGCCGGTACGGACGGCGTGCCGGGAACTGCCGGAGTAGCCGGAACGGCCGGGACTACAGCCGAAACGGAAGCATCGGCGTCGGCGTTTGCTGTGGCGTCAGCCTTCAGTCCCGCGGCCTTGCCGGCGTCCACAACAGCGGCACAGTGGGCCTCAACCTTGGCTTCGCCGCCGGCGTCGATGACCAACGATTCGTAGCCGGGGATCTTGGTGTCCGGCTTCAGTCCGCCGTTGACGAACGCGGTGCACAGGCCAAATGCTTCCGGGGTGGCGGCGACGGCGTCGTTCGCAGCGGACTTGGCGGCAGCTACTGCGTCTGCGGCCTTGTCCTGACCGGCGGCCTTCGCCTCTTCGGCCGTAGCCTTGGCGGTCTCGACGGCGTCAGTCGCCTTGGCAGCAGCGGCTTCCGTTGCGTCGGTGGCCTGCTCGGTGGCCTGGCTTGCGGCGGGGGCAGGGGCGCCAACGAGCTCGTGGGCGCTCTGCTGGAGCTCGGTGGGGAGCGCGCCGTTGGCTGCAGCGACGCCGGTTCCACCGGCGGCTACGGCTCCGGCGGCCAGGACGCTCGCGGCGACTTTGCTCGAGGCGATGACAGAGAACAAGGACATTGAAGACCCTCCGAAAGTTTGGGAGATTGCCCCGGCAGCGACGTGTCCGCAGCCGGATGATCAAGGTGCGGACGCGGCCCGCACACCCTCTACATCGCTACGGACCCCGGCGAGGTTACGCATGGGTGAAAAACTTTTTGACGGAGAAGGAAACCCACAGGAGAGAACTGCCCATCGCGCGCCCCTCTGCCGACGGCTAGGCTCGGAGAACGGCCTTGCTGAACTCCTTGTCTGCGGCCGGATAACTTTCAACGCAGGGGGAGCTGTTGTGGGACAAGGTTTGATTGGCGCCGACGTCGCGGATCTTCGGCGGCTGTCCCAAGTGATGGACGCCGAGGCGGACAAGATGGCAGCACTTCAACGGCAACTAACGTCGTTGGTCCATGACGGCCGCTACTGGCGCGGGCAGGACGCCGACCGCTTCCGAAGCCAGTGGAACAGCGAGCTCTCCCGGCGCCTTGCAGCGGCCGCCGCGTGCTTGAGGGCCAATGCCAGGACCCTCCGGACGAACGCCACCCAACAGGAGCTGGCCTCACGCGGGGACGCGTTCGTCGCCAGCAGCAGTTACTCCAACTCCAACGGCTTCACCGTTGACCCCGTCACCGTGGGCCCCTTGACGGTCGGCGCGGAGGGGTCTACCGGCGTGGAAGGCAGCAGCGAAGCACATGGCTCGCTCGGTCCCGCCGGAGTGGAATTCGGGGTGTCCGCGGACGGATCGGCAGGCAGTCGGTTCGTCATTACAGGCAGCGGGGAGTTCGGGCCCGTCAAGACCGTAACCACCAACGAAACGTTCGCCGGTGCGCGCGGGAACGGCAGCATCACCGGACACATCCCGTTCGGCTTCAACTTCCTGGATGGCCCGGCCCTTAAGGCCACCGGCGAGGCCTTCGTCGGCATCGAGAACATCACCACCACCAAGAGCGAATTCTTCGACGGCTGGGTCAACAACACCTCCACCGTCCGGGCCATGACAGGCGCCGAGGCCAGCGCGCACGCCAACGCCGGCCCGTTCCTTTTCGGAGGCGGCGGCGAGGCCTTCGCCGGCCAGAAGGTGACCATGACCAATGAGACCGAGTTTGCCGGAGGCCTCTTCGGGGTAGGCCAAGGCGGGGAAATCCGGGGCGGCGCGTGGGCAAGTGCCGGTAGCGCCGAAGTCAGCAGCAGCAAGGCCGACGGCGTTACAGGCTCGGCCGCGAGCGCAGGCGTCGGCGCCGAGTTGACCCAGTCGCAGTACGTGGAGTTCCTGGGGCAGCGGCTCTCAACCTCCGGGACTGTTGCCGCCGGCGCCGGGGAGGGCTACACCTTCAAGGCTTCCATGGACGAAGACGGCTTCACGTTGGGCGTCGGTGCCAAGGTGACCGCGGAACTGGGCCTCGGAGCCGGGGCCGAAGTGAAGATCAGCCCGTCCGGCTTCAAGGATTCAGTCACCGGATTCGTCGAGTTCCTGTCCAAGTAACCACTTCCCAGCGCGAAGGGCACCCATGCCGTCCACACAGCTTTTCCCGTCAACAGCCTTCCCGGCATTCCCTTCCATCGCGGTGGATCCCCCGGAAGGCTGGACGCCCCGGGTGGTTCCTGACGCCGTCGGAGCTTTGATGGGCCCGGCGGTCCCCGGCAGCTACGTCCCGAATGTGGTGATCACAGTATCCCGCCGCACCCCGGACTATGGATTGAAGGACATCGCAAAGTCCGTGGATGCTTTCCTTTCCACCCTCCCGGACGCTGTCCTGCTGGGCACCGAGCCCGTGGTGATCAACGGCAGGGACTGGCACATCAGGGAGGCCCGGTACACCCATCCCGATGCCGGTTCCCTGACCCAGTTCACGGCGGTGACAGTGGTTCAGCAGGATGTGGCAACCGACGTCGTCCAACTCACAGGCA
The Paenarthrobacter ureafaciens genome window above contains:
- a CDS encoding RNA polymerase sigma factor — protein: MLNPLVEENVQADQDDPGLLFTAAYNTFSGPVLGYLRARGVEDAEAVTQDVFLALYPRIPTLQGGLQGAKSLLFSMAHARMVDHYRRRERTPDAAPYDADLDHRSAPSAEEQAVGGLGAIHLLEGLPDDYREVLALRVVADLSVEETASIMDKSQGAIKQLQRRALTALRKQALAQRTPQRNEHA